DNA from Carassius gibelio isolate Cgi1373 ecotype wild population from Czech Republic chromosome B8, carGib1.2-hapl.c, whole genome shotgun sequence:
ctggaaacaggaagattggcacatatatggaagaTACTTTgaaatattccacttatatttatgagtttaaacgcatatttctcagcgttcacctatttactaaagccactcgctgccggtgagcccgggtgcgagggcccgttcatcgctgcttgcagctttaatttaaaatgtaatttgttcctgtgatttcaaagctgaattttcagcatcattactccagtcttcagtgtcacgcaatccttcagaaatcattctgatatgcttgaattgctgcttaagaaacattattattattattattattattattattataaatatttaaaacagttgagtactTTATTTGAGGATTCTCTTATGAATAGAAATAATTCTAGAAACGATTACTTTCATTTAGCAAATATGTATCATCAAAATTATCatttgatgataaagacatttataatgttaccaaaaaaaaaatcaatatcagATAAATGTTCtcctgaactttctattcataaaaaaaaaattaaaaaaaaatggaaaaattatACTCTGCTGTttttgacaaataataataataaatgtttgttttttttcagcaacaaatcagcatatcagaatgattcctgcagggatcgtgtgactggagtaacggtgctgaaaattcacaggaataaattacattttaaatatatacaaagagAGAACTAtttagtaaaacatttacaaatttgtACTGCACTTTTGCTGTACTCAAATCAATGCAGTCTTGAAGAGCATAATGATTTTCTAAATAAAAGCAGAGTGAGTTTGCTTACTGTGAAACCCAGGCGACCAGCTTCTCGGTCCGAAAGATCATTTGATTGGTGTTACTGTCCTGAACTGTGGCCCCATTCACCAGACAGCGGATACCCAGGTTATGAACATCTGTTTGAATTTTAGACATATTAATTATCAAATACAACATCGGTcttattttttcatctttttgtATTGTCCACTTTACCCTTGAGTGCTGCAGTGGTAACCAGTGCTGGCCCGAGTGGACAAAATGTGTCAAATGTTTTACCCAGCAGCCACTGCTTTCCATTGCGCTTCAGCTGCCAATCACGAGCACTCACGTCATTCGCTACAGTGAAACCTGCAACATAGGAAAGGGCCTCGTCTTCCTaagacaaacacacaaatgtaGTTGACATAAATCAGGTTCAGGGTTGTGTGGGAATGGCATAGGAAAGGTTTTTTGGCCTTTATGGCTCATATAATATGATTAAGGAGAATATGGAGCTCAAATACCACCACACGTTTTATTTagaggcccaaactgagcaacaatatgcaatttggtgcagatgcctatatatatatatatgtagcatttcataaatgcatatatacaACAGATTTTCaagttttgatcatgttaatAATTCAGAGGCCTTAGAAATGTGTGTATAAATTGTAGagcaggctttatagggttaaatgTGTTGCATATTTTGAATGCTCCCATTGGTCAAAAAAGCCACAGAGTCTAATCTCATTCACATGATTAAATATGATCGTCCTGCTATTGCTGCAGATATTACACACCTAATGTCTAATAATATGGTAAATCTTATCAATCAATTAACAGAACATTTAGATTTTCAACAGATGGAGATATAAGGGACTCTTTTACTACCTTAATGTGCTTCCCTTTCCGTCCAATCACAAAGGCAAGTTCCACCTCCCAATCCACTTCCTGTAGCCAAACCAATGTTAAGATATGGAGTTCATTTATTCCATTTTCAGTATTCCAGCAGACACTAGGAGAGTGGGTCTCATAGGGTAGTTATTCTGTATTATAGAGAGTCATTGCTGGATGACCAGCTCTCAGTTAGAAACTCACCTGACTCTCTTCTGGTAGAAGGATATCATCTGAAGGGCCAGTGATGGTGGAGGGGAACTTGCTGAATATGATGGGCTCTTCAGGAATGGGGGCATTTTGCTCTAGGCAGTGGTCTTTATAATTCATACCAACACACACCACCTTCTCTGGGCCGGTCACGGGGGACAGCAGCCTGATATCTGACCGCGCCAGCACATGCTGACCGCTGGACAAAGCCCTGAGAAAGATgaagaaatgctgtttttaacaACATAACACATTCTACCCATAACGTATCTTTGACATCAACTCTTGAATGCCTATATAATTCATTAATAATATGTATGTAGGCCTTGAATCTTTATAATGCCAGTGTGCTCTCTTTGATAAGTTTGTGTTACAGTGTGCACTCTTAACACCTCTTAGCACAGTCCATTCCCTTTTGGCCCATTTCTAGGAACTGTCTCATAGTGGAAGGCATGGAGGGGTCGAAGGCTTTCAGATCAATGACCCCCTGATCTTCAGCCTGCTCCACCCCGACTCTGACGCCCCCCTCGCCTCCTCTGTGGCAGAACTGGACGAGTCTCATAGCGGCTGAGCTTGTGGTGCCTGCAGAGAAGATACCCAGAAATCTCATCTATTACAAaacagaggaaaagagagagagacagacagaaagacagaagaaaagacatgcagcagtgaaagacagaaatGGACAAACAGACCAATAGGTGCAAGCCGATAGGAGAAATGACATGCCATTCAAGAAGAGTCTCAAATATCATATTTGCAAATTCCAAGCACATTAATGACCAAGTGAAGTcatatttaaaagagaaaatcCAAGAGATGATACATGTGTTGCTGAATCGTGACACAGGAAGGGGGGTGTTGATTTGAAAATCTTGCGTAAGCTCTtatctataatataataatataatacatcaaCAATCTCTATATAGAAATTAGCAAGTCTGTAGTGAAATATATCGAATGattgtttaagttattttaattttgctGTATAGAAATTGCATACTGTATTTTGAAAGGTGTGATGTACAATACACCTAAtagacaattttatttttaaaagaggaCCAaacctgcatatatatatatatatatatatatatatatatatatatatatatatatatatatatatatatatatatatatatatataattgattgaatgggtaaaaaaataaataaaaaaataaaaaccttttttaaatcaatttaaaaataaaaactataaagtaatagaaaataaaggaaaaatggTAATGAATACATTCTAGACTAAATTTTGTTAACAATAAACTAGATTTGATTAATCAAGTTTTTTATTCCTTTATCATTTCcctattattgcatttatttattttattaattttctgcAGGTTTGGTCCCTCATAGTTTTTAGCTTTTATTAAACCTCTTTAACAACACACAGGCATTATCATTGTTAAACACAATAAatctaagcaaaaaaaaaaaaaaaaaaaaaaaaaattgaaacaaaaacgaattattattaaaagaataaacgattaaatatgtaaaagctaattcaatttaactataattaaaatatttttacacaaatcTCTACCTCTATGTTTTGCATTAAAAACTATTGGTAATCACTGGACATTCATTGTTTTCTGTGACACAAACCCTGTGacatatattaataattgtcTTGATTTTATTTCTTAAGTTGGGCTCTTTCCGTGTGTTTCTGACATTATTGCACCTGAAGACAGCATTATTTTAGATAAAGGCTTCAAAGCAGGCCAAAGCCAGCTTTAGCAggggtttttttattatttaacttaacTTAAGGAAAAATCTAATTATTGATTGATTAAGACGACATTTTTATCGTTAGAAATAGGATCTCACGCAAGGCAGTGCAGATAAGAGGTTACTTCCCCTGCTTTCAGTTTCTCATATGACAGTCCCAACTTACCTGATCTTGATGCAAAAAAAACAGCAGGTTTGATAATGCACAgtacaataaaatcaaataaagattACAAAAATGATCTGTCTGAGGTTTAACGTGTTACACGTTTCAACATCTCTGTTAACCGAGTAAAATGACACAATCTTTGTACTTCGATACGAGACAGCTCGCGCACTCCGTCGTCGCTGTCATGTGACCTGACGTAGAGTCTTCTTTTGAATCGGATCTTTTTATTTGCAGTTGAACCTGTTCACGGATTCATGAGGATTTAACTTTTACTATCTATGCTGTGATAATTTGTGATGAAGTGTTCAGAAATATTGTTtaatgaaaacaatacaaaaaaatggtAATTTACGACCTTTAATTAAATGGCATACAAAACCAATGTAGTTATAATGCATAGCTTTAAAGCTGGGTGatgtaaattaattgtattatcaagaaataatatatatatatatatatatatatatatatatatatatatatatatatatatatatatatatttatttataaaacctaATATAAACGTAATAAACAGACTTGTGTGTGGTATAAGTGCCTGGTGGGgcgaaaaaaatattgtttttttttttttttagccggTTTGTAATgactgttcaaaagaaccgattccCAGAAATGATTCGGACTTTTCATCTCTGTGACTTCCGgatttattttgtagtttaagGGCTGTTTGTTGACAAAGACGTGGAGGAAATACACGCATGagttaaaatattgaaatacgTTTAACAAATTACTCATTTGAAATAGATCGATGTATCAGTTCCACaatttctttgcattttatttcattacagagttcagaagaaaataaaataactacaGTATCGTTAATCACGTGACTCCTGTCGTCATGTGATGTGTCTTTGAACTCTGTCAGCTGACATCACGGCTTCAGTTCTGCTGCTGCAAGACGACAGAAGGTAACGTGAGGATGTCTGTAAGGTAGGAGGATTATTTAGAATTTGCGAAGTTTCaaatatcttttattattattagtgctgtttttatgtgattaTATTGAGTTTTCTGCGCTCACGCCATTAAGTATGTGTTTGACTGCAGTAATTTTAAGTAATAATAGCTAAAAGCTAGATAATGCAGTAGTGGCCAAGTAGTAAGATAATTAAGTAGATAATGTTGTCctgtgaaaatgtgttttttcatctgtttcttcCTACGATTAACGTCTCGTGATTTCTCGCTATTTCTTATCGGTGTTTAGAAAGCAGAATGAAACCTCAAAGttaaattgctttattattattattcttattattattgttgttgttgttattatcaaTACTACCCCATTCCAGAGTACTAAGTTCATGAAGCAGAATTAAATAACAGTTTCAGCAAAACATTCCCTCTTTGCTGATATGACAacgacaaataaatattttaaatatgagaaGGATTTCAGTTTGCGATGTCAGCAACAAGAAACTGTATTCCTAGATGTTTCATTGGGCACCACATGTagtggatttatttttttattttttttatagaaatagcaGAACAGAAACGTATTCATGGTTCTTGGACCCAGTTTCAGTCTTTGGACCCCACTTCTCATAGATGCCAAATGGCACTCAAATCTCAATCAAACATTATCAGAAATAGTGCAAGCAGTTGCACTGGGTCAAGCTAAACATCAACTTATTTTGTAAGAGCTTTTCATGTCTGTACACATGATCAGATTGGTAAAGGTTTTAATCTCCTCTCTTTCCTTCATTGCAGTGTCCAGCCTCTCCAGTGCACCACTGACTGCAAGGACCAGAAGTTAGTAGATCTCCGTCTCAAACTCTGAACTTTGTGTGCTTCACTTCTGCACAGGAACAGTGATTATTAATGAACCAGTCATCCCTTTTGTTACCTGAACGACAACAACACATAGGCTTTTGACTTTAGCCTGCTTTCTGATAAATGATGTGTCAAAGTATAGTTTATTTCTCAAGCGTGACCTCGTGTAAACTGAACAACACATTTAGATCTGAAGTTTTGTTCCAATAGTGAAATTACATAAGTTTGCTTACAgtttacatacatttatacagATTCTTCCTGTTttaagcataaaataaaacacatttaattatttgcataaaataaaaaagcaacagtTTGCCCCTGGAagtgatattttagtattatgtactgtgtatacatatatgtacttatatgtatattatgtgaattattttttttaagcactaCAGTACTGTTTGGATTTACTGCGGCTTTTCTGCAGTTTGTATATTAGAGCaaaagtgtatattgttatttagTTTAACCTTCTCTTCTACAGTTTTGATGGCATAATCTTGATATGCCAAAGTTATGAGCAGCTTCCTGACGAGCTGGAGTGTTTGAAAGCACCATTACAGGACTACAGCGCAGTGAGTTCAGCAGCACACACACCTGACCAGCCCTGCTGCTGATATGGATTTCTTTCACACACCTGTCCTCGTTCACATCAGGTGGATTGTTGCGCTGGTGAAGAGGTCGTGGTGGTCAAGGTTCCTGGTCTCTCTGGAAACAGACTTGTGTTTGCCTGCACCGGTCCGGTGAATCGGGACTATGATGATGTCCGGCGCTTCAGTGATGCTGCTGCTAATGGCATTAAGAGGTGCTTCTGCAAACATGATGTGTGTGATATATAAAGATTAATGTACATCCTGGCAAAACAAcattatcttttcttttcttcacgTTCTTCTAGGGCACATTTCACTCTTTAAAGATGACTTTTTCCTCATTTATAGGTTTTATTATGTTGATCTGAATATTTGTATAATAGTTTTTTGTTATAGGGCTCTGAAAGCTGGCATGCAGCGCCCTCTGCTGGTTTGTCCTCCTCACAGTAGTTATGCAAAGAGCACCTTGGTGGCTGTTCTAGGAGCCCTGCATGTTCTCTACTCGGtgagaaatgttttatattttattttgtaatgtacatttttcattttcactttcattcATCCAAATGATTACATATTATCAGTTTAGTTTCTGTAAAAATtccatatctgtctgtctgtctgtctgtctgtctgtctgtctatctatctatctatctatctatctatctatctatctatctatttatctctaTATATAGCTGTTATTTTTacctaaaactaaattaaaattgtatttaagtagtttttatttcttttatttttttatttctttatatctgttttttattatttcgtTTTTCATTACATACTtgaaattatttcaatatttgtaattgaaataaagctgatatTATATATAGTATGATGTTATATATATGACCGGGTTTTTTCTGTtctgtcttatatatatatatatatatatatatatatatatatatatatatatataaattattattatttttttttaaataacaactg
Protein-coding regions in this window:
- the LOC127964015 gene encoding fumarylacetoacetate hydrolase domain-containing protein 2 isoform X2, with protein sequence MRLVQFCHRGGEGGVRVGVEQAEDQGVIDLKAFDPSMPSTMRQFLEMGQKGMDCAKRALSSGQHVLARSDIRLLSPVTGPEKVVCVGMNYKDHCLEQNAPIPEEPIIFSKFPSTITGPSDDILLPEESQEVDWEVELAFVIGRKGKHIKEDEALSYVAGFTVANDVSARDWQLKRNGKQWLLGKTFDTFCPLGPALVTTAALKDVHNLGIRCLVNGATVQDSNTNQMIFRTEKLVAWVSQFVTLCPGDVFLTGTPPGVGVFRNPPVYLKRGDVVECQIDEIGSIRNTVV
- the LOC127964015 gene encoding fumarylacetoacetate hydrolase domain-containing protein 2 isoform X1, translating into MRFLGIFSAGTTSSAAMRLVQFCHRGGEGGVRVGVEQAEDQGVIDLKAFDPSMPSTMRQFLEMGQKGMDCAKRALSSGQHVLARSDIRLLSPVTGPEKVVCVGMNYKDHCLEQNAPIPEEPIIFSKFPSTITGPSDDILLPEESQEVDWEVELAFVIGRKGKHIKEDEALSYVAGFTVANDVSARDWQLKRNGKQWLLGKTFDTFCPLGPALVTTAALKDVHNLGIRCLVNGATVQDSNTNQMIFRTEKLVAWVSQFVTLCPGDVFLTGTPPGVGVFRNPPVYLKRGDVVECQIDEIGSIRNTVV